Within the Sulfurospirillum barnesii SES-3 genome, the region GAATCCATGTTTTTGCTTGACGCTTAACGTGACGAGTATAAGCAATCCTTGCCGCTTCAATTTGGCGTGAATCAATACGACCCGCTTCAACCGCTTTTAGACCAATTTCACCAAAAGAGATAGAAGCACCACTTTGCGCTTCACCGCGATTGCGGCCTTTCATCTGCTTTTTGTATTTTGTTCTTTTAGGCATTAACATTAGTTTTTACCTCTCTCTTTACGCGCTCTAGGCTTACGTGTATTTTCTTTTTCAGGTGCATCTTCTTTTTCAGGTGCAAGACCTTTTACAAGAACTTCACCTTTGAAAATCCATACCTTAACACCAATTACACCGTATGTAGTATGAGCTTCTGCAAAACCGTAATCGATTTTTGCACGAAGAGTATGAAGTGGAACACGTCCTTCTAAGTACCATTCCGTTCTTGCCATCTCTGCACCGCCCAAACGACCAGCAACAGAAATTTTAATACCCTTAGCACCTGATTTTTGTGCACCTTGAATTACTTTTTTCATGGCACGGCGGAATGCAACACGACGCTCAAGTTGCATAGCAACGTTTTCTGCACACAATTGCGCAGAAGCTTGAGGGCGTCTCTCTTCTTTAATATTAACATTTACATCTTTATTGATAAGCTTACTGAGTTTAAGTCTTAATTTCTCAATATCAGAACCTTTTTTACCAATGATGATACCAGGACGTGCAGCAACAACCGTTACTCTTAGTTTTTTAGCCGTACGTTCAATCAAAATTTGACTAACACCCGCATAGTAAAGTTCTTTTTTCAAAAATGTTCTGATTTTGTAATCTTCACCAATACTTGTTGCTAATGTTTGTTTACCAGGAAACCATCTTGAATCCCAGTTTCTATTAATACCAAGTCTTAAACCAATCGGATTTACTTTTTGACCCATCTTAGTCTTCCTTCTTTGCAGCTTTTGCTACTTCAACAATGATATGTGAAGTTGGTTTTCTAATGCCACCAGCACTACCTCTTGCTCTTGGCATAAAACGCTTCAACACTGGACCTGCATCAACGCGGCAAGAAGCAACAACGACTTCATTTGGTTCAAATCCGCCATTTGCAACCGCAGAAGCGATTACTTTAGAGATAATTTTTGCCGCTTTGTTTGGCATGAATTCTAAACTTGCCATTGCAAATTCTGCATTCATTCCTTGAACTTCACGTGCAACTAATCTTGCTTTTGTAGGTGATAAACGGATAAATTTTAATACTGCTTTACTCATCTTTACCTACTTACCAATTTTTTTCTGAACAGAGCCTTTATGACCCTTGAACGTACGAGTTGGTGCAAATTCACCCATTTTGTAGCCGATATGATTCTCTGTTACATAGACAGGTACAAAGTTTCTACCGTTATGAACGTTAAATGTAAGTCCGATCATATCAGGAAGAATTGTACTTCTACGAGACCATGTCTTAATCGGCTTGTTTGATTTTGTCTCTTTTGCTTCGAGCGTTTTTTTCAATAAATGAGCGTCAACAAAAGGACCTTTTTTTAGCGATCTAGCCATCTATTTTCCTTTTCTTCTAGAAATAATCAGTTTGTCGCTCGCTTTTTTCTTACGAGTTTTTCTACCTTTGGTTGGTTGTCCCCATGGCGTTACAGGATGACGTCCTGAGTTCGTTTTACCCTCACCACCACCGTGTGGGTGATCCACTGGGTTCATTGCAGAACCACGTGTTTGAGGACGAATACCACGGTGTCTGTTACGACCTGCTTTACCAATAACAACGTTAGCCCAATCTTCATTGCCAACAACACCCACCGTTGCCATACACTCTGCTAAGATTTGTCTCATCTCACCACTTGGCAGACGAACCATAACGTATTGAGTCTCTTTACCCATTAATTGCGCATAACCACCAGCACTTCTAGCCATTTGGCCACCTTTGCCTGGTTTTAGCTCAACATTGTGCAAGATCGTACCTACTGGAATGTTTTTCAACTTCATTGCGTTACCTGGTTTAATATCAAGACCAGATTCTGCTGATTGAACTTTATCGCCTACTTTAAGACCTGATGGTTGAAGAATATATCGCTTATCCCCATCAACATAATTAATTAAGGCAATTCTACAGTTTCTGTTTGGATCGTATTCGATTGCAGCAACAGTACCTTCAATATTAAACTTTGTACGTTTAAAATCGATAATTCTGTAAAGCTTTTTCGCACCCGCTTCTTTGTGACGAGAAGTGATTCTACCATTGTTATTTCTACCTGCTGTTGCAGCGATTTTCACAAGAAGTGAAGGAACACTTGCTTTTGCAGTAATATCTCCAGAATCAAGACTGGTTAAAAATCTACGACTCGGGGTATACGGTTTAAATGATTTTATTGCCATGATTACGCCTCCACATTCTCAAGTTTTGCGCCTTCAGGCAACTGAACATAAAACTTTTTAAAATCATTACGTTTGCCTTCAATGCCTTTAAACTTCTTAACTTTTCCCATAACTCTAAGAGAATTGACTTTTAATGGTGTAAAACCAAAGTATTGTTTTAATACCTCTTTTAAACCATTTTTTGTCATTCTAACCGATGTTTGAATGACAACGGTACCACTCTCTTGAAGGCTCAAGCTCTTTTCAGTATAAAGGATTGCTTTAATATCAGTAATATCAGCCATTCTTAGCCCTCTTTTGTGATTGTTTCAAGCACTGATTTTTCTATGATTACTGCATAGAAAGCAGTTGCTAAGTAAGCATTTAATTCGCTTGCATCAACAAGATAGCAATTTTGGATATTTCTAAACGCTAACATGGTTTTTTCATCAACCAACTCTTTAACGATCAATGCATCTCTTGTACCCAATGTTTTAATTATGCTTGCTGCATCTTTTGTTTTACCTGATTCAATAGAAAGTGAATCAACAACGAAAAGTGCATTGTTTGCTGCTTTTTCATTCAAAGCAAACTCTAATGCTAATCTTTTTTGTTTTTTGTTAACTTTTAAATCATAGTTTTTGTTAGCTTTTGGACCAAATGCAGCACCACCGCCAACCCATACTGGACTTCTTCTACTACCAGCACGTGCACCACCACGACCTTTTTGAGCCCATGGTTTTTTACCACCACCACGAACTTCACCTTTTGTTTTAGAGTGAGCTGTGTTAGAGCGAAGCGCCGCTTGGTATGATTTAACATAAAGATATAAGTTGTGTGAGTGAATCTCTTCAAAACCTGCTGGAAGAGCTAATGCACCAACATTTTCTAGTTTTTCGTTTAATACGATTGCGCTACTCATTTAACGATCCTTGCTTTACCTAATGATCCATTTGCGCCAGGAACTGAGCCTTTAACAGCTAAAATGCCATTTTCTGCGTCAAATGAAACAATCTCATTTTGTACAGTCACTTGGCTATTACCATAATGACCTGGCATTTTTTTGCCTTTTTGAACACGACCCGGCCATTCGCGGTTACCAATTGAACCTGTACTTCTATGGAAACGGTGACCGTGTGCACCAGGACCTCCACCAAAGTTGTGACGTTTCATAACACCTGTAAAACCTCTACCTTTTGTGTTCAAAGAAAGTTTCAATCTTTGTGCTTCACTTAAAGGTGCAGTGCTTAAATCGCCTACTTCAGCATTTGCAACATCCAATGTAACAAAACGATTGAATGCAGCAGAAAGGTTATATTTCTTTTGCTGACCAGCAATTGCTCTGTTCATTTTTTTGCCACTTACATAAGAAACTAAGGCACGCTTGTTCTCATCAACTGAGCATACTTTTGCTTCTAAAACTCTGAGTAACGTGACAGGAACGCTTGGTACGGCAATTGTTCGGCTCATGCCGATTTTTTCAATAATATATTCCATCATTACCCCTTATTTACCCATTGCTCTAACTTCAACATTGACTTCAGGAGCGAGGTCAAGTTTCATAAGTGAATCAACTGTATCCGTCGTCGCAGACACGATGTCAATCATACGTGCATGGATTCTCATCTCAAATTGCTCTCTTGAAGTTTTGTTTACGTGCGGTGATCGAAGCACTGTATAGCGCTTGATTTTTGTAGGCATTGGAATTGGTCCGACAATCTCGGCTCCAGTTCGTTTAACAGCTTCAACAATAGCTGCAACAGATCTGTCTAAAACTCTATGGTCATACGCCTTGAGTTTAAGTCTAATTTTTTCCATTTAGAACCCCTGTAAAGAACTTGCCACCTTGGAAGATGACCTAATTAAAGGACTGTGATTTTACAACAATAGATAGTAAAAGTCAAGAAATATAGGGCTTTTTATACGTTTATTTCTTATTTTATTTCCTTTTAATAAGGAAGTAAATAAAATACTGCTCAAAGGAAAACAACTAATGAAAACACTGCAACTTTTATATGAGATGTCGTATAAAAATAATTTTTTTATTGATCGTAAAATTAACTTTGAACACGCTAAAATTATTTTGCATGGCCCTCGAAAAAGTGGGAAAACACATCTTATATTTGACTATTTAAACAGCTACGATACGAAAGAGTATTTGTATATTGATTTACACGATGAACGTATTGATAAAAGCGAAATTATCGAACATTTAGAAAGTTTTGTGCGCCAAACTAGGCTTCAACTTTTGGTCATTGAAGGTTTTGATTTTTCCTTTAAAGTACCGTCTGTCCCAAACATTATTCTTAGCACACCTTTTACATGTAAAACCCTTGAGGGCTTTGAGCATTACATGCTTTATCCTTTAGATTTCGAAGAGTTTTTAGCCTTTGACAAAAAGCACTCCAATATCGAACACCTTTTCAATCTGTATACCAACTATGGAACCTTTCCTCAACACGTTCAGCGAGGTGAAAATCTTGATGCAAAAACCATACAAGAGATGCTCTTTTTCATCCTCAAAGACCCTACCCGTTTTTTGATTTATAAACGTTTTTGTGAACTGCAAGGAAGTAAAATTTCGCTCTTTCAAATCTATAATTATTTAAAAAGTTTTGCAAAAATTTCTAAGGACAAGCTCTATGCCATTACGTCTGAATTGCTAGATGAAAAACTGCTTTTTTTTGTGGAAAAATTTAACCAACCCAATGCCAATAAAAAAGTTTTTTTACTCGATTTTACATTTAAAGATGCCTTGAGTTTTAAAAAAGATTTTTTAAGGCGTTTTGAAAATATGGTTTTTTTAGAGCTTATCAAACGTGACAAAAAGGTCTTTTATGAAGAGGGGATTGATTTTTATCTCCCTGAAGAATCCTTGGCGATTTTATGCGTGGGTTTTGCCACCACAGAAGCGATTGAGATGCGCTTGCAAAAACTTTTACCTACCTTTTGGTCTTTACATGTAAAGAGGGTTGAAGTGGTGACCTTAAGCAGTGAAAGTGCAAAAGACATCGAGGGGCTTAGTTTTTCCATTTTCCCTTTTTGGGAATGGGCATTGCAACTCGCATAGAGTTCTTGCAGAACTCTTAGCACGCCTTTAAAGCAAAGCTTTAAAGACTACGTTAACACTGGGTTTTCTTCGGCAGAAAGCCCACGCACCCTTGGTGCTTTTCCTTCTCGCAAAATGAGTTTTGCAAGAAGTCTAATATCTTTACATGTAAAAAGGAAAATAAAATGTTATGTGGCATTGATGAAGCAGGACGAGGTTGTTTAGCAGGTCCTTTGGTGGTAGCAGGTGCTGTGTTAAAAGAACCCGTTGAGGGCTTAGCAGACTCAAAACAGCTGAGCGAAAAACAACGTGAGGTGTTATTTGAGCGCTTACAAAA harbors:
- the rpsC gene encoding 30S ribosomal protein S3 codes for the protein MGQKVNPIGLRLGINRNWDSRWFPGKQTLATSIGEDYKIRTFLKKELYYAGVSQILIERTAKKLRVTVVAARPGIIIGKKGSDIEKLRLKLSKLINKDVNVNIKEERRPQASAQLCAENVAMQLERRVAFRRAMKKVIQGAQKSGAKGIKISVAGRLGGAEMARTEWYLEGRVPLHTLRAKIDYGFAEAHTTYGVIGVKVWIFKGEVLVKGLAPEKEDAPEKENTRKPRARKERGKN
- the rpsS gene encoding 30S ribosomal protein S19, yielding MARSLKKGPFVDAHLLKKTLEAKETKSNKPIKTWSRRSTILPDMIGLTFNVHNGRNFVPVYVTENHIGYKMGEFAPTRTFKGHKGSVQKKIGK
- the rplB gene encoding 50S ribosomal protein L2, whose translation is MAIKSFKPYTPSRRFLTSLDSGDITAKASVPSLLVKIAATAGRNNNGRITSRHKEAGAKKLYRIIDFKRTKFNIEGTVAAIEYDPNRNCRIALINYVDGDKRYILQPSGLKVGDKVQSAESGLDIKPGNAMKLKNIPVGTILHNVELKPGKGGQMARSAGGYAQLMGKETQYVMVRLPSGEMRQILAECMATVGVVGNEDWANVVIGKAGRNRHRGIRPQTRGSAMNPVDHPHGGGEGKTNSGRHPVTPWGQPTKGRKTRKKKASDKLIISRRKGK
- a CDS encoding 50S ribosomal protein L23, with protein sequence MADITDIKAILYTEKSLSLQESGTVVIQTSVRMTKNGLKEVLKQYFGFTPLKVNSLRVMGKVKKFKGIEGKRNDFKKFYVQLPEGAKLENVEA
- the rplD gene encoding 50S ribosomal protein L4; its protein translation is MSSAIVLNEKLENVGALALPAGFEEIHSHNLYLYVKSYQAALRSNTAHSKTKGEVRGGGKKPWAQKGRGGARAGSRRSPVWVGGGAAFGPKANKNYDLKVNKKQKRLALEFALNEKAANNALFVVDSLSIESGKTKDAASIIKTLGTRDALIVKELVDEKTMLAFRNIQNCYLVDASELNAYLATAFYAVIIEKSVLETITKEG
- the rplC gene encoding 50S ribosomal protein L3 translates to MEYIIEKIGMSRTIAVPSVPVTLLRVLEAKVCSVDENKRALVSYVSGKKMNRAIAGQQKKYNLSAAFNRFVTLDVANAEVGDLSTAPLSEAQRLKLSLNTKGRGFTGVMKRHNFGGGPGAHGHRFHRSTGSIGNREWPGRVQKGKKMPGHYGNSQVTVQNEIVSFDAENGILAVKGSVPGANGSLGKARIVK
- the rpsJ gene encoding 30S ribosomal protein S10, with translation MEKIRLKLKAYDHRVLDRSVAAIVEAVKRTGAEIVGPIPMPTKIKRYTVLRSPHVNKTSREQFEMRIHARMIDIVSATTDTVDSLMKLDLAPEVNVEVRAMGK
- a CDS encoding AAA family ATPase codes for the protein MKTLQLLYEMSYKNNFFIDRKINFEHAKIILHGPRKSGKTHLIFDYLNSYDTKEYLYIDLHDERIDKSEIIEHLESFVRQTRLQLLVIEGFDFSFKVPSVPNIILSTPFTCKTLEGFEHYMLYPLDFEEFLAFDKKHSNIEHLFNLYTNYGTFPQHVQRGENLDAKTIQEMLFFILKDPTRFLIYKRFCELQGSKISLFQIYNYLKSFAKISKDKLYAITSELLDEKLLFFVEKFNQPNANKKVFLLDFTFKDALSFKKDFLRRFENMVFLELIKRDKKVFYEEGIDFYLPEESLAILCVGFATTEAIEMRLQKLLPTFWSLHVKRVEVVTLSSESAKDIEGLSFSIFPFWEWALQLA